One genomic region from Sphingobacterium sp. UGAL515B_05 encodes:
- a CDS encoding endo-1,4-beta-xylanase has translation MKKINKTIVILLSLGTAWSSCSKYQPLDYAVDKPEQVLTQEDINAYNPLKSYLDKQGNPGFKLGVALNMNDYFNKGVLYRLANRNFEEMVMGYEMKHGSIVQADGSLNLSRVEQLITAAQENNMALYGHTLCWHSGQNAAYLNKLIAPVVIPGSGGPALAGHALKMSNPSVVNAWEAQTAYDINPTEVGKEYVLKIVARGNKAGNIGIDLQTTANYTGDNMGSLALTTSYKEYELKVTATAARNRFIINFGQYDGTIFIDKVVLTKTGSSTSLIANSDFENNIDGWFGWGNNSSRAQSANGEGYGSPGGSTIEKTPAEKETILTKALETFIAGMLEKTKGYIKAWDVVNEPMSDWPDQYALKTGIGKIDLADDEFYWQDYLGKDYAVKAFQLARKYGNANDLLFINDYGLEGSGNKCKGLIAYVSYIESKGAKVDGIGTQMHIDINTSKDNIVSMFNLLAATGKLIKVSELDIGLGNGIKTSNATTEMYQQQADMYKFVVEKYLEIIPKDKQYGITLWSPLDSPDQEGSFWRRGEPIGLWTEGFVRKPAYQAVAEALSAKK, from the coding sequence ATGAAAAAAATCAACAAAACTATCGTCATCCTACTTTCGCTCGGCACCGCCTGGAGTTCCTGTTCCAAATATCAGCCACTGGATTACGCCGTCGATAAACCGGAGCAAGTACTGACGCAGGAAGATATCAATGCTTACAACCCATTAAAAAGTTATCTGGATAAGCAAGGCAACCCCGGATTTAAGCTCGGTGTTGCGCTCAATATGAACGATTATTTTAACAAAGGAGTCCTTTACCGCTTAGCTAACCGAAATTTTGAAGAAATGGTCATGGGCTATGAAATGAAACATGGCTCCATTGTGCAGGCCGACGGAAGTCTCAATCTATCACGGGTCGAACAGCTTATCACAGCCGCACAGGAAAACAACATGGCGCTATATGGCCATACCCTTTGCTGGCACTCGGGACAGAATGCGGCCTATCTCAATAAATTAATAGCACCTGTGGTGATACCAGGTTCGGGAGGTCCAGCCCTGGCGGGGCACGCTTTAAAAATGAGTAACCCCTCTGTTGTCAACGCCTGGGAAGCACAGACCGCCTATGATATCAACCCGACGGAAGTGGGTAAAGAATATGTATTGAAGATTGTCGCACGAGGCAATAAAGCGGGCAACATTGGCATCGATCTGCAGACCACCGCCAATTACACCGGCGACAACATGGGCTCATTAGCATTAACGACAAGCTACAAAGAATACGAACTTAAAGTGACTGCAACTGCCGCGCGTAACCGTTTTATTATCAATTTTGGCCAATACGATGGTACCATCTTCATCGACAAGGTTGTGCTTACAAAAACTGGCAGTTCAACAAGCCTCATTGCCAACAGTGATTTTGAAAACAATATTGACGGTTGGTTCGGTTGGGGAAATAATTCATCCAGAGCGCAGTCCGCCAATGGTGAAGGATATGGCAGCCCGGGAGGTAGCACGATTGAGAAAACACCTGCCGAGAAAGAAACCATACTCACCAAAGCGCTGGAGACATTTATTGCTGGTATGCTGGAAAAAACCAAAGGTTACATCAAAGCTTGGGATGTCGTCAACGAACCCATGTCCGACTGGCCCGATCAATATGCCTTGAAGACCGGAATCGGAAAGATCGATTTGGCGGATGACGAATTCTACTGGCAAGATTATTTAGGGAAAGATTATGCCGTAAAAGCCTTCCAGCTTGCCCGCAAATATGGCAATGCCAATGACCTCCTTTTCATCAATGACTATGGTTTGGAAGGCAGTGGCAACAAATGCAAAGGACTCATCGCCTATGTCAGCTACATCGAAAGCAAAGGCGCCAAGGTGGATGGGATCGGTACCCAGATGCACATCGACATCAACACAAGCAAAGACAATATCGTCAGTATGTTTAACCTATTGGCCGCCACCGGCAAGCTGATCAAAGTGTCTGAGCTCGATATTGGTTTGGGAAATGGCATAAAGACTAGCAATGCAACGACTGAAATGTATCAGCAGCAGGCCGACATGTACAAGTTTGTCGTTGAGAAATACCTCGAGATCATTCCCAAGGATAAACAGTACGGTATCACCCTATGGAGCCCATTGGATAGTCCAGACCAGGAAGGTTCATTCTGGCGACGTGGAGAGCCCATCGGCTTATGGACCGAAGGATTTGTTCGAAAGCCAGCCTATCAGGCGGTTGCTGAGGCATTGTCAGCTAAAAAATAA
- a CDS encoding RagB/SusD family nutrient uptake outer membrane protein produces the protein MKKYFKVIFISTVIWSSTSLLSCKKYLDKEEQSNVSSKEAFKNFINFQGYTEELYSCVVNFSNNYWTNSWNWGEDEMTSTAGNYHFVHKIDNGNFWGWQRESDGWGSGWMDQGDFTTINGDVFANRAFRDLWSAAWFGLRKVSLGLENIDKLTEATSEEKNLIKGQLLFFRGWFHHRLMEYFGGMPYINYVLPSDEKLRLARLSYHACADLAAADFREAANLLPIDWDNTTAGKRTLGKNQLRINKIMALAYLGKNYLWAGSPLMNFQSTGNKTYHTDYCKKAAQAFGELLSLVESGQTNYALVPMANIHLNFYTTGQNWAMPGSTEAIFRGPYIDAWVSNYGTSKQYIPLVVSDGDALKFIPTANYVDYYGMKNGLPIKDITQSDAESGYNAEYPWKDRDPRFYKDIIFDGTKVVQGNTQDEKNRYANLYSNGSYRDIQSGSQTGYVLRKFVPITANKYDQAYNYGSNLHIYVPYMRLSDVYLMYAESAMMASNSATGKADNYGKTAVDAINIVRDRAGVGHVDAKFLGSANALLPELRRERAVELAFEGHRFNDLRRWLLLTESPYTLKKSVVFDRAGTFNTVDPSQNRVVNMKENVLLERKFTSKHYWLPLKVRDVNMYPEFYQNPGW, from the coding sequence ATGAAAAAGTATTTCAAGGTAATCTTTATATCTACTGTGATCTGGTCTTCAACTTCCCTACTCTCGTGTAAAAAATACCTGGATAAAGAAGAACAGTCCAATGTGTCCTCCAAAGAAGCATTTAAAAACTTTATTAACTTTCAGGGCTATACAGAAGAGTTATACAGCTGTGTTGTCAACTTCAGCAACAACTACTGGACCAACTCGTGGAACTGGGGTGAAGATGAAATGACCTCAACAGCTGGAAATTATCATTTCGTTCACAAAATCGACAACGGTAATTTTTGGGGTTGGCAAAGAGAATCCGACGGCTGGGGCTCCGGCTGGATGGATCAGGGTGATTTTACCACCATCAATGGGGATGTATTTGCCAACCGCGCCTTCCGCGATTTATGGAGCGCGGCCTGGTTTGGTCTGCGAAAAGTAAGCCTCGGACTAGAAAATATTGACAAATTAACCGAAGCCACCTCCGAAGAAAAGAACCTGATCAAGGGGCAATTGTTATTTTTCCGAGGTTGGTTTCACCACCGACTGATGGAATATTTTGGCGGGATGCCGTACATCAATTATGTACTTCCAAGTGACGAAAAGCTGCGGTTGGCAAGATTGAGCTACCATGCCTGTGCGGATCTTGCTGCGGCCGATTTTAGAGAAGCGGCCAATCTATTGCCGATCGACTGGGACAATACCACTGCCGGAAAACGTACCCTGGGGAAAAATCAATTGCGCATCAACAAAATCATGGCCCTTGCTTATCTTGGCAAAAATTATCTTTGGGCGGGAAGCCCTTTGATGAATTTTCAGTCTACCGGGAATAAAACCTATCATACCGACTATTGTAAAAAAGCAGCTCAGGCCTTTGGCGAACTACTTTCACTTGTCGAAAGCGGACAGACAAATTACGCCCTTGTTCCTATGGCCAATATTCACTTGAATTTTTACACAACAGGCCAAAATTGGGCCATGCCCGGCAGTACAGAAGCTATATTTAGAGGGCCCTACATTGACGCATGGGTATCGAATTATGGTACCAGTAAACAGTACATTCCGCTGGTCGTCTCCGACGGAGATGCATTGAAGTTTATTCCAACAGCCAATTATGTCGACTACTATGGTATGAAAAACGGTTTACCGATCAAAGACATTACCCAGTCTGACGCAGAATCAGGTTACAATGCCGAATACCCTTGGAAAGATCGCGACCCACGCTTTTATAAGGACATCATTTTCGATGGAACAAAAGTCGTCCAGGGAAATACACAGGACGAAAAAAATCGATACGCTAACCTTTACAGTAATGGAAGCTATCGAGATATCCAGTCTGGCAGCCAGACAGGCTACGTGTTACGTAAATTTGTCCCTATAACAGCCAACAAATATGATCAAGCCTATAATTATGGATCCAATCTTCATATTTACGTGCCCTATATGCGTTTATCTGATGTCTATCTGATGTACGCCGAATCCGCCATGATGGCTTCCAACTCAGCTACAGGCAAAGCCGACAATTACGGTAAAACAGCAGTTGATGCGATCAATATCGTTCGGGATCGGGCTGGCGTGGGTCATGTAGATGCCAAATTTCTAGGTTCGGCTAACGCATTGTTACCTGAACTACGGCGGGAACGAGCTGTGGAGCTCGCTTTTGAAGGTCATCGTTTTAATGATCTGCGACGCTGGTTGCTGTTGACCGAATCACCTTACACCTTAAAAAAATCGGTTGTTTTTGATCGGGCAGGAACCTTCAACACCGTAGATCCATCCCAAAACCGCGTCGTCAACATGAAAGAAAATGTCCTTTTGGAACGGAAGTTTACAAGCAAGCATTACTGGTTGCCCCTAAAGGTCAGAGATGTCAACATGTATCCCGAGTTCTATCAGAACCCAGGCTGGTAA
- a CDS encoding DUF5627 domain-containing protein — protein MKKINLLYAMALVSLASCKNNDWEFPDFEFQSVYFAYQTPVRTVTLGEDIFDNSLDNQHKVKVMATTGGVYNNGKNIRIDFVVDNSLTNGLSYPNGQAVTALPNSYYQLSSNQINIPSGSLTGGVEVQLTDAFFADPKSLETYYVLPLRMTKVVNADSILSGKTSLQAANRAIVSDWDVAPKDFTFYALKYINPWHGNYLRRGTDQIVGKGANNSLTKNIVRHQAYVEKDEVKSVTTAALKKSILPLSFKGTDDVNINVNLNLTFDDDNNCSISSASAGISATGTGKFVKRGEKNSWGNADRDALYLSYTIDMTQMSVTSKDTLVMRDRSVKMETFTPIKK, from the coding sequence ATGAAAAAGATCAATCTTCTTTACGCCATGGCTTTGGTAAGCCTGGCGTCTTGCAAAAATAACGACTGGGAGTTCCCAGATTTCGAATTTCAATCGGTATACTTCGCCTATCAGACACCCGTCAGAACGGTAACCCTAGGCGAAGACATTTTTGACAACAGCCTCGACAACCAGCATAAGGTGAAAGTCATGGCAACCACTGGAGGAGTATACAACAATGGAAAAAACATCCGTATCGATTTTGTTGTCGACAACAGCCTTACGAATGGCCTTAGCTATCCAAACGGGCAGGCAGTTACCGCATTACCCAACAGTTACTATCAGCTTAGCAGCAATCAAATTAACATCCCAAGTGGTAGTCTCACAGGCGGTGTTGAAGTACAGCTGACTGACGCATTTTTTGCCGACCCAAAATCCTTGGAAACCTATTACGTACTTCCTCTAAGGATGACAAAAGTGGTTAACGCCGATTCCATCCTCTCCGGTAAAACTTCGCTACAGGCTGCCAATAGGGCTATTGTATCCGATTGGGATGTCGCACCAAAAGATTTTACCTTTTATGCACTCAAATATATCAATCCCTGGCACGGCAATTACCTGCGTCGGGGTACCGACCAAATTGTCGGCAAAGGTGCCAATAACAGCTTGACAAAAAATATCGTCAGACATCAGGCTTATGTAGAAAAAGACGAAGTCAAAAGCGTCACGACAGCAGCGCTAAAGAAATCGATCTTACCCCTTTCTTTTAAAGGAACTGATGATGTCAATATCAATGTCAATCTGAACTTAACTTTTGATGACGACAACAATTGTAGCATTAGCTCGGCAAGTGCTGGCATCTCCGCTACAGGAACCGGTAAGTTTGTCAAACGGGGCGAAAAAAACAGCTGGGGCAATGCAGACAGAGATGCACTTTATCTTTCCTACACGATCGATATGACACAAATGAGTGTCACCAGCAAGGATACCCTCGTGATGCGGGATAGATCTGTAAAAATGGAAACATTTACACCCATCAAAAAGTAG
- a CDS encoding SusC/RagA family TonB-linked outer membrane protein translates to MKYKKLRIALCLGLSWIATAEGMAKESLNPTIRQHKNIFPERSTFVGPDSIGTDSTTLVQVAFRKVQKKDLMGNVQSINVPQLLDKSYNTYSLENLDAFIPGYNGNIWGMGGYLVLVDGFPRDANNVMPTEIDQVSVLKGANAIALYGSRAAKGVISITTKRGKSGGQQIKIRANSGINAAMSYPQYLGSAEYMTLYNEARQNDGLSPLYSAETIYQHAAGTNPYRYPNVDYYSSDYIKDHYNRYDATAEISGGNQRAQYYTNFGFWSEGSLLNFGQAKKNGGANRFNMRGNIDVKVNDLISLNVDAAASFYISKGVNADYWGAAATVRPHRFSPLIPIDMIEEGDVNSMVYVNNSNFLIDGKYLLGGSQLDQTNAFANVYAGGTNRYLNRQFQFNTGLNFDLKNVLEGLVFKTNLAVDYQSNYNQSYNNNYAVYQASWNNYDGKDLISSLTKYGDDRISGIQNISGSTYRQTIGLNGSLNFNRTYGNDHHVSAILLANAFQIAASGSYHKTSNANLGLQLGYNYSSKYYVDFSSAYSHSAKLPQGNRRALSPTLALAWRLSKENFLIDSKVVNELRLSASAGILNTDLDISDYYLYQGYYTYNDAAWYSWRDGDLVHTFDRRRGDNPNMKFPKRKEFNINLEGGLYNNLITFNTSYFVNRMSGGLVQAATQYPMYFMTYWPVYSDLPYVNFNDDERRGVDFGINLNKQINKTFVSLGFNGMYYTTKAVKRDELYEFAYQNRAGKPLDAIWGLQHDGFYNSQSEIDQAAFSTFGEVKPGDIKYKDQNGDGTIDTRDEVYLGKGGWAGAPLTLGCNLTVKWNNFTLFAAATGQFGAKAMKNSSYFWVDAEDKYSVVVRDRWTESTKETATYPRLTTFNSDNNFRSSDFWLYKTDRINLSKVQLSYDFPKRLFNAKFIHELGIYATGSNLLTIAKEKETMQLNIGQAPQMRFFNIGLKALF, encoded by the coding sequence ATGAAGTACAAAAAATTAAGAATAGCACTATGTCTTGGATTGAGTTGGATAGCTACCGCTGAAGGAATGGCGAAAGAATCACTTAATCCAACCATTAGACAACATAAAAATATTTTTCCGGAGCGCTCGACATTTGTTGGTCCGGACAGTATTGGCACCGATAGTACGACACTTGTACAGGTCGCTTTCCGAAAAGTTCAGAAGAAGGACCTTATGGGCAATGTACAATCCATCAATGTTCCACAATTGCTCGACAAGAGTTACAACACCTACAGTCTGGAAAATCTAGATGCCTTTATTCCGGGATACAACGGTAATATTTGGGGTATGGGTGGTTATTTGGTATTAGTGGACGGATTTCCGCGTGATGCCAATAACGTTATGCCAACAGAAATCGATCAGGTCAGTGTATTGAAAGGCGCCAATGCCATCGCTCTTTATGGTAGCCGAGCAGCCAAAGGCGTAATTAGCATCACGACAAAACGCGGAAAATCCGGAGGTCAACAGATAAAAATTAGAGCCAATAGCGGTATCAATGCGGCTATGAGCTATCCGCAATATCTTGGCTCCGCAGAATATATGACATTGTATAATGAAGCTCGACAAAATGATGGATTATCACCACTCTATAGTGCCGAAACAATCTACCAACATGCAGCCGGAACAAATCCTTATCGTTATCCCAACGTGGATTACTATTCATCGGACTATATCAAAGATCACTATAATCGCTACGATGCCACCGCTGAAATCTCAGGAGGCAATCAACGTGCACAATATTATACCAACTTTGGATTTTGGTCTGAAGGGTCCCTCCTCAATTTTGGACAGGCGAAAAAAAATGGTGGCGCCAATAGATTCAATATGCGCGGTAACATCGATGTGAAAGTCAATGATCTGATCTCCCTGAACGTCGATGCAGCAGCCAGTTTTTATATTTCCAAAGGGGTAAATGCGGACTACTGGGGTGCAGCAGCAACCGTGCGGCCACATCGCTTCTCTCCACTCATTCCTATTGATATGATCGAAGAAGGTGACGTCAACTCGATGGTGTATGTCAACAACAGCAATTTTCTCATCGATGGCAAATATCTCCTTGGGGGAAGTCAGCTGGATCAAACCAATGCCTTTGCAAACGTTTATGCCGGCGGCACAAACCGCTATCTAAATCGGCAGTTTCAATTTAATACGGGTTTAAATTTTGATCTAAAAAACGTCTTGGAAGGTCTGGTTTTCAAAACCAACCTGGCTGTGGATTATCAGTCAAATTACAACCAATCCTATAACAACAATTATGCTGTTTATCAGGCATCGTGGAACAACTATGATGGAAAAGACCTTATCAGTAGCCTCACAAAATATGGTGACGACCGTATTTCAGGCATCCAAAATATCAGTGGCAGTACCTATAGACAGACCATCGGTCTCAATGGGTCCCTAAACTTTAACCGTACCTACGGTAATGACCACCATGTATCGGCAATCCTATTGGCCAATGCGTTCCAGATCGCTGCCTCCGGCAGCTACCACAAAACCAGCAATGCCAACTTAGGGCTGCAGTTGGGCTACAATTATTCAAGCAAATATTATGTTGACTTTAGCAGTGCTTACAGTCATTCCGCCAAATTACCACAAGGGAATAGAAGAGCCCTATCTCCTACTTTAGCGCTCGCCTGGCGTCTATCTAAAGAAAATTTTTTGATCGACAGCAAAGTCGTCAATGAGTTAAGATTATCCGCCTCGGCCGGTATATTAAACACGGATCTGGATATTAGCGACTATTACCTCTATCAGGGGTATTATACCTATAACGACGCAGCATGGTATAGCTGGCGCGACGGTGACCTCGTCCATACCTTTGACAGACGCAGGGGTGACAACCCCAACATGAAATTCCCGAAACGCAAGGAATTTAATATCAACCTCGAAGGTGGGCTCTACAACAACCTGATCACCTTTAATACGTCCTACTTTGTTAATCGGATGAGCGGGGGGTTGGTACAGGCGGCAACACAGTACCCAATGTATTTTATGACTTACTGGCCCGTTTATTCTGACCTTCCCTATGTCAATTTTAACGACGACGAACGCAGGGGTGTCGACTTTGGCATCAATCTGAACAAACAGATCAACAAAACCTTCGTATCACTGGGTTTCAACGGGATGTACTATACGACCAAGGCGGTAAAAAGGGACGAACTCTATGAATTTGCTTACCAAAACAGAGCCGGAAAACCACTGGATGCCATCTGGGGTTTACAGCATGATGGTTTTTATAACAGTCAAAGTGAAATTGACCAAGCTGCCTTTTCAACATTTGGAGAAGTCAAGCCTGGGGATATCAAGTATAAAGATCAGAATGGTGATGGTACCATCGATACCCGCGACGAAGTATACTTAGGCAAAGGCGGATGGGCCGGTGCCCCACTGACATTAGGTTGCAACCTGACCGTCAAATGGAATAATTTCACATTATTTGCCGCGGCAACGGGACAGTTCGGAGCCAAAGCTATGAAAAACAGTTCTTACTTTTGGGTAGATGCGGAAGATAAATATTCAGTGGTCGTACGTGACCGCTGGACAGAGTCGACCAAGGAGACCGCAACTTATCCGCGCCTTACCACCTTTAACAGTGACAACAACTTTCGAAGCTCAGACTTTTGGCTATACAAGACCGATCGCATCAACCTATCCAAAGTGCAGCTGTCTTACGATTTCCCAAAGCGTCTATTCAATGCTAAGTTTATACACGAACTGGGGATTTATGCCACGGGATCCAACCTACTGACCATCGCCAAAGAAAAGGAAACGATGCAATTGAATATTGGACAAGCACCACAAATGCGTTTTTTCAACATCGGACTGAAGGCACTATTTTAA
- a CDS encoding RICIN domain-containing protein: MRTNNMWLLLIFLLAIFSSCSRLEEKTLTSESERSLKSNVSAQAVTGWPRTTPTLHVGGKYLKDPCDNNIVLHGVAITPSPWFNGCQHGANSGYCTWDNYNVQGALNYNKAVIDKLSSAADGWYLNYIRLHIDPYWTNDPGAPIPEDDISRFNYNRLVTYTDQVIIPLINHARSRGMYVILRPPGVCPHRIAVNDAYHTYLKTVWTFLSQHPSLKNADNVMFELANEPVEILGTNGNWGTTGNEHFAALKIFFQPLVNIIRNNGANNVCWIPGTGWQSHYQGYVNNPITGGNIGYAVHIYPGYWGGVNTYQAFQNAWNTNVKPIADIAPIAITETDWAPQGYGTFGTGSTGTAGGNGFGANLKYIVDQSGNVSWNLLAPDDLLHKGDPNAGTAFNNDWEACAAPAKQWFQQYAASNYPMSNCTVTSLVNNGIYEIEFQTDANKVLDLKSGEDANGAVLRPWTRNGANAQRWVAIDAGNGYWRFVSKASASNRCIDLTSNSNALGTAIRLWQNYSNDAQAWKVTAVANGYYKITSKVDATRGWDVPNCTMDGNSNLQLWDYYGTSCQLFKFKFIAMN, translated from the coding sequence ATGAGAACAAACAACATGTGGTTATTGCTGATCTTTTTATTAGCTATTTTTTCCAGCTGCTCGCGGCTGGAAGAAAAAACCTTGACCAGCGAGTCCGAAAGAAGTCTTAAATCCAATGTTTCCGCCCAAGCCGTTACAGGTTGGCCACGAACGACACCAACCTTACATGTAGGCGGGAAGTACCTCAAAGATCCCTGCGACAACAATATTGTCCTGCATGGAGTGGCCATTACACCCAGCCCTTGGTTCAATGGCTGCCAGCATGGTGCCAACTCCGGTTACTGCACCTGGGATAATTACAATGTTCAGGGTGCGCTCAATTACAATAAAGCAGTCATTGACAAACTCAGCAGCGCAGCCGACGGTTGGTATCTCAATTATATCCGTCTGCACATCGATCCGTATTGGACCAATGATCCAGGCGCTCCTATTCCTGAAGACGACATCTCAAGATTTAACTATAATCGCTTGGTTACCTATACTGATCAGGTCATTATTCCACTAATCAACCATGCCCGCAGCCGGGGCATGTATGTGATCTTGCGTCCTCCTGGCGTATGTCCACACCGTATCGCAGTCAATGATGCCTATCATACCTATCTTAAGACCGTATGGACTTTCCTATCGCAGCACCCATCACTAAAGAATGCAGACAATGTGATGTTTGAATTGGCTAACGAACCCGTTGAGATTCTGGGAACAAATGGCAACTGGGGGACGACCGGCAACGAGCATTTTGCTGCGTTGAAAATTTTCTTTCAGCCCTTGGTCAATATCATTCGTAATAACGGTGCCAACAATGTATGCTGGATACCAGGAACTGGCTGGCAGTCCCATTATCAAGGCTATGTCAATAATCCGATTACGGGTGGCAACATTGGCTATGCAGTACATATCTACCCCGGGTATTGGGGTGGTGTCAATACCTATCAAGCTTTTCAAAATGCCTGGAATACCAATGTTAAACCTATTGCAGACATTGCTCCCATTGCCATTACAGAGACAGACTGGGCTCCACAGGGATATGGCACATTTGGTACGGGATCAACCGGTACCGCTGGCGGAAACGGTTTTGGTGCAAATTTAAAATATATTGTGGATCAATCCGGCAATGTAAGCTGGAACCTTCTCGCCCCCGACGATCTGCTCCACAAAGGGGATCCCAACGCCGGGACAGCTTTTAACAATGATTGGGAAGCCTGTGCTGCTCCCGCTAAACAGTGGTTTCAGCAGTATGCTGCCTCCAATTACCCCATGTCTAACTGTACGGTCACTAGTCTGGTCAATAATGGCATTTACGAAATCGAATTCCAGACCGATGCCAACAAGGTACTTGATTTAAAATCAGGTGAAGATGCCAACGGTGCAGTGCTCAGACCGTGGACCAGAAATGGCGCAAATGCACAGCGCTGGGTCGCTATAGATGCCGGTAACGGATACTGGCGCTTTGTTTCAAAAGCAAGTGCAAGCAATCGCTGCATTGATCTGACGAGTAATAGCAATGCGCTTGGAACTGCCATCCGGCTTTGGCAGAACTATAGCAATGATGCTCAGGCCTGGAAGGTAACTGCTGTAGCCAATGGCTATTACAAAATTACGTCAAAGGTAGATGCCACACGCGGTTGGGATGTACCCAACTGTACCATGGACGGCAATTCCAATCTTCAGCTTTGGGATTACTATGGTACCTCCTGTCAATTATTTAAGTTCAAATTTATTGCCATGAACTAA
- a CDS encoding RagB/SusD family nutrient uptake outer membrane protein, which yields MMKRILTIAILSSLLFSSCEDMFEPALENNLEIETANSRPLYAQGLLLNGYNRVPANSYSFDDVATDNAVSNDKSNTYLKTATGQWTSINNPFDQWRNSYAAIQYLNNFLSLSDKVEWALDPKVSTMFNDRMKGEAYGLRALFMFHLLQSHAGKSSTGEILGVPILLTPEDVNSDFNHSRAPFEACMQQLYDDIKKAEDLLPMDYEDIGADSQVPVKYAGTINKDDYNRVFGAYFKLRMTKRIAQAIRARAALMAASPAYSEGSKTTWEQAANYAGQVIQAKGGPSGIDPKGFTWYNKDVVDGLTSGSNPAEILWRTDKGNSNSMEQDHFPPTLFGRGRLNPTQNLVDAFPMENGYPIDDANSAYNKTNPYDKRDPRLKTYIIVNGATAGVSNTAINTAANSPTNDGLNKVETSTRTGYYLKKLLRQDVNLNPSSSTQQMHFNTRIRMTEMYLAYAEAANEAWGPTGMGTFTFSAYDIIKAIRRRAGVGANNGDPYLEQVKNNKEQMRQLIRNERRLELCFEGFRFWDLRRWKLDINVAAKGISISNNSYTEIPVENRLYENFMYYGPIPYSEVLKYSNLVQNTGWN from the coding sequence ATGATGAAAAGAATACTAACCATAGCCATCCTAAGCAGCTTACTATTTTCTTCCTGTGAAGATATGTTTGAGCCGGCTCTTGAAAATAATCTTGAAATTGAAACAGCCAATAGTCGCCCCCTTTACGCACAAGGGCTACTTTTAAATGGATACAACCGGGTTCCGGCTAATAGCTATAGCTTTGATGATGTCGCCACAGACAATGCTGTGAGCAACGATAAAAGCAATACTTACCTTAAAACAGCAACCGGACAATGGACAAGCATCAACAATCCTTTCGACCAATGGCGCAATAGCTATGCAGCCATACAGTACCTCAACAATTTTTTATCCCTAAGTGATAAAGTAGAATGGGCCTTGGATCCCAAGGTCAGTACGATGTTTAACGATCGCATGAAAGGTGAAGCTTATGGTCTCCGGGCACTATTTATGTTTCACCTGTTGCAATCCCATGCCGGAAAGTCGAGTACCGGTGAGATACTTGGTGTGCCTATCCTGCTGACTCCCGAAGATGTCAATTCGGATTTTAACCACAGTCGTGCACCGTTCGAAGCCTGCATGCAGCAACTTTACGATGACATCAAAAAAGCAGAAGACCTGTTGCCTATGGATTATGAAGACATCGGTGCAGACAGTCAAGTTCCGGTCAAATACGCAGGCACAATCAATAAAGACGATTACAACCGTGTATTTGGAGCCTATTTCAAACTCCGCATGACCAAGCGCATCGCGCAGGCAATTCGTGCCCGAGCAGCGTTAATGGCGGCAAGTCCGGCATACAGCGAGGGCAGCAAAACAACCTGGGAGCAAGCCGCCAACTATGCGGGGCAGGTCATCCAGGCCAAAGGTGGACCAAGTGGTATCGATCCGAAAGGATTCACCTGGTACAATAAAGATGTGGTCGATGGCTTAACCTCCGGATCCAATCCGGCCGAAATACTTTGGCGCACCGACAAAGGAAATAGCAACAGCATGGAACAGGACCATTTTCCGCCAACATTGTTTGGCAGAGGACGTCTCAATCCAACACAGAATCTGGTCGATGCCTTTCCCATGGAAAATGGCTATCCCATTGACGATGCCAATTCGGCTTACAATAAAACCAATCCGTACGACAAGCGGGATCCCCGATTGAAGACTTACATTATTGTCAATGGTGCCACGGCAGGCGTAAGCAACACGGCTATCAATACCGCTGCCAATAGTCCAACAAACGATGGGTTAAATAAGGTCGAAACATCTACTCGGACGGGCTATTACCTGAAAAAGCTGCTGCGCCAAGATGTAAACCTCAACCCTTCATCTTCTACACAACAAATGCATTTCAATACACGTATACGGATGACAGAAATGTATCTGGCCTATGCCGAAGCCGCAAATGAGGCCTGGGGGCCTACTGGCATGGGTACTTTTACCTTCTCGGCCTACGACATCATCAAGGCTATTCGCAGACGGGCGGGTGTAGGAGCCAACAATGGCGATCCTTACCTAGAACAGGTAAAAAACAACAAAGAGCAAATGCGGCAGCTGATCCGCAATGAGCGGAGACTAGAACTTTGTTTTGAAGGGTTTCGGTTTTGGGACCTGCGTCGCTGGAAGTTGGATATCAACGTTGCTGCAAAAGGAATCAGTATAAGCAACAACAGCTATACCGAGATTCCGGTAGAGAATAGACTTTATGAAAACTTTATGTACTACGGTCCGATCCCGTACAGTGAAGTACTCAAATACAGCAATCTTGTACAGAATACGGGATGGAATTAA